DNA from Waddliaceae bacterium:
GAAGTTACTGAAGTAGCAGAAGAAACAACAGAAGCTACTGAATCCGAAGAAGTAACAGAAGCTGCAGAAGTAGAAGCAGTAGAAGAGACGACAGAAGCTCCTGAAGCCGAAGAAGAGAAAAAAGAAGAAGAATAATCTTCGCAAGCAACCTTCTCCGAAGTTTACGCCTTATTACGTATACCGTGGTAGGGCGTTTTTTTGTAAAAAGTTCGGAGCTTTTTCATTGATCATTGAGCATTGAGCATTGATTTCGCTCTTGTAGTTTTTGTTGGCATAGGCATAATGAGGTGAAAGATAATAGTTTTTAAAACAAAGAGAGGTAATATAGATGGATAATGACGTAACAGTTGTTGACGAAAAGAAAGGCGAGGTCCTTGTATTGAATGTAGGAGGAAGACTTGACGCTGCATCATCACCAATAATAGAGAAAAGCGTTTTCGAATTTATCGATGCCGGAAACCGCAAGATCGTATTGAATTTCTCCGGCGTAGCATACCTTAGTAGCGCAGGGATGAGACTTCTACTGTCCTCGACGAAGAGACTAAAAAGCCTCGAAGGCAATATTGTTGTATGCTGCCTTTCAGATATGGTTATGGACGTTATAAAGATGGCAGGATTCGATCATATCCTCAATATACAAGCCAGCGAAGACGAAGCATTAAAGGTATTTGAATAAAATCCAACGATAGGATGTTGTCGTGGGTGATGTAGAAGCAATGTTTAAACAGGGGGAAATCGATGAGATTCTCCTCAATATCGGGCGCTACCA
Protein-coding regions in this window:
- a CDS encoding STAS domain-containing protein; amino-acid sequence: MDNDVTVVDEKKGEVLVLNVGGRLDAASSPIIEKSVFEFIDAGNRKIVLNFSGVAYLSSAGMRLLLSSTKRLKSLEGNIVVCCLSDMVMDVIKMAGFDHILNIQASEDEALKVFE